One Delphinus delphis chromosome 16, mDelDel1.2, whole genome shotgun sequence genomic window carries:
- the FAS gene encoding tumor necrosis factor receptor superfamily member 6, with amino-acid sequence MSEIWVLWPLIFTSIAGPLSKGDNSHVADSNSEMLKLSKNITKRESCGEGLYREHEFCCQPCPPGKRKSDDCKIDGGEPECVLCAEGVEYTDKNHHSFNCRRCRVCDGEHGLEVEKNCTRTQNTKCRCKPNFFCNVSLCEHCNPCTTCEHGIIEKCTPTSNTKCREVFQSTGSTSNLYSLWVLLILIPISAGIYWEVKRRRRNRKNGHQKSIASNTEMVPLNFTDIDLGKHIISIAEQMKITEVKEFVRKNGMEETKIDEIKHDNPQDTAEQKVQLLRNWYQSHGKKDAYCTLIKSLRKAKLHALAEKIQDIVQKDITSEHENADLQNENESLA; translated from the exons ATATTTACCTCCATTGCTGGACCATTGTCTAAAGGTGATAATTCCCATGTGGCTGATAGCAACTCTGAGATGCTGAAATTGAGTAAGAATATTACTAAAAGGGAGAGCTGCGGTGAAGGCCTGTATCGTGAGCACGAATTTTGTTGTCAGCCGTGTCCTCCTG GCAAACGGAAAAGTGATGATTGCAAAATTGATGGAGGTGAACCAGAATGTGTACTCTGTGCAGAGGGGGTGGAGTACACAGACAAGAACCATCATTCTTTTAACTGCAGAAGATGTAGAGTTTGTGATGGAGAACATG GCCTAGAAGTGGAAAAAAACTGTACCCGGACCCAGAATACCAAGTGCAGATGTAAACCAAACTTTTTTTGTAACGTATCTCTGTGCGAACACTGTAACCCTTGTACCAC gtGTGAACATGGAATCATTGAGAAATGCACACCGACCAGCAACACCAAATGCAGAGAgg TGTTCCAATCTACAGGATCCACATCTAACTTATACAGTTTATGGGTCCTCCTGATCCTCATTCCAATATCTGCAGGAATATACTGGG AGGTGAAAAGACGGCGCAGGAATAGAAAGAATGGTCACCAGAAATCTATCGCCTCAAATACT gaaATGGTGCCACTGAATTTCACAG ACATTGACTTGGGAAAACATATCATTAGTATTgctgaacaaatgaaaataactgaagtTAAAGAATTTGTTCGGAAGAATGGTATGGAGGAAACTAAAATAGATGAGATCAAGCACGACAATCCCCAAGATACAGCTGAACAGAAAGTCCAACTGCTCCGTAATTGGTATCAAAGTCATGGGAAGAAAGATGCTTATTGCACTTTGATTAAAAGTCTCAGAAAAGCCAAACTTCATGCCCTTGCAGAGAAAATTCAAGATATAGTCCAGAAGGACATTACTAGTGAACATGAAAATGCAGacttgcaaaatgaaaatgaaagcttgGCTTAA